The following nucleotide sequence is from Pseudarthrobacter psychrotolerans.
TGATGCGCCAGTTGGTCATGCCGTGTCTCCCGGGTGGTTCGTCGTTGAACTTTCACAGAGGTCGCGTGTGAAGCGCTCTGCTGAGCATAGGCGATCACCTCCCGTACGGGGGTTGCGGGAGCGTTGCATGACGGCCGGGCGGATCCGGGGCTACAGCCTCGACGTTTTCTCGCCCTTGGAGCCTTTCCAGAGATGGTGGGGACGGTGGCTTGCGTCCGTATGCACTACTAGGACCGGGCAGGCAGCGTGAGAAACGCATGCTGAGCTCACAGACCCTAGATGCATACCCGTGACTCCGCCGTGCCCGCGGCGGCCGACCACCAGCATCGCGGCGTCCGCACCGGCTTCGACCAGCTTGGCAGGTGCAGGGCCGCGGACCAGCTCCTGGCTGACGTTCACAGGCAGGTCCGGCCCGAATGCTTTGCCAAGCGCCTCGGCCAGGGTCTTGGCAGCGGCCCCTTCGAAGGCGTCAAAGTCCGGCGGAACGTAGCCGGCGTAGATCTGCGGAAAGTCCCAGCAGGCCACAGCGTGGATCCGGGCATCGAGGGCGGGCGCCAGACGTGCCGCAAAACGCAGCGCCTGCACCGAGGAATCGGAGCCGTCCACGCCTACAACAATCTTGGCTTCGGGGTTCTCCATGACGGTCCTCCTTGGAAGGTGGAAACTGACGACGGCGGCACCGCGGGTTCCGGGTGAATGGAACCCCGGCGTACCGCCGTCGAACTCTGCTGGCTGATCAGACTCTGATCGGAACAGGGTGGACTTCGTCGGCGGGGTGGCCCGCGCGCTCGTGGATACGCCGTACAGCGTCCGCTGAAGGGGCCTCTGACAGGCAGTAAACCAGACCTGACTCGGGATCTGCCCAGGCAGATTTGAAGTCAACGCTCTCGTCGCCTTGAATAGCAAGATCGGCGTCGTGGGCTGCTCGCAGGGCCTCCTGGGTGATTCCGACCATGTTGCGATGAACGTCCATGAATTCCGGCATGATACTGATGCTCCTTAACTGATTTCACCGTTGAAACAGCGGGATGTGGCTGACGTTAGACCTGCGTCTGTGAACCGTCAAGAGGATTCTGGAAGCGACGACGGCGGCACCTGGGTTCCGTGGAAACAGAACCCAGGTGCCGCCGTCGGACGTCACTGGCGGCTGGCCGCCGGGGCGTTACTTCTTGAAGGACTCCGCGGGCGGGTTGGCGATGACGGGGGCTGTGCCGGTGAAGCCTTCGCGGGTCTCGGCGATCTCTCGGATCCGCTGGCGGCAGGCGTACCAGCCGAATACCATCAGCACGCAGGCGATGCCCGTGACGAGCATGGTGAGCGGGGATTCGATGAATACCATCACCAGCACGCTCGCCAGGAAGAGCAGCGAAAGGTAGCCCGTGTACGGGGCGCCGAACATCCGGAAGGACGGGCGCTTGAGCCAGCCCTTGTCGGCCCAGCGTTTGAGCTGGATCTGGCAGAGGACAATGGTTGCCCACGTCATCACGATGCCCACGGATGCCACGTTCAGCACGATTTCGAAGGCCTGTGCGGGTACGAGGTAGTTCAGGGGGACGCCGAGGAGGGACACTCCGGCGGTGATGGCGATGCCGCCGTAGGGGACGCCGGCCTTGTTCATCCGGCCCGCGAACTTCGGGGCGGAACCGTTTACGGACATGGAGCGGAGTATGCGGCCGGTGGAATATAGGCCGGCGTTGAGCGAGGAGAGCGCGGCGGTGAGGACCACCAGGTTCATGATTACGTCCACTCCCTGGATGCCGATGGAGCCGAAGAATGTCACGAACGGGCTGACGCCCTTTTCGTAGGAGGTGTACGGCAGCAGGAGGGCGAGCAGGATGACCGAGCCGACGTAGAAGACGGCGATGCGGAAGACCACGGAGTTGATGGCCTTGGGCATGATCTTTTCGGGGTTCTCGGTCTCGCCGGCGGCGGTGCCGACGAGTTCGATGGAGGCGTAGGCGAACAGGACGCCCTGCATCAGGATGATCATGGGGAGCAGGCCGTTGGGGAAGACGCCGCCGTTGTCCGAGAGGAGGCTCAGGCCCACCGGCTGGCCGTCCACCGGGGTGCCGAAGATGACGAAGTAGGTGCCCACGACGAGGAAGACCACGAGGGCGGCGACCTTGATGATGGCGAACCAGAACTCGAGTTCACCGAAGACCTTGACGGAGACGAGGTTCAGGGCGAGGACCACCACGAGGGCGATCAGGGCCCAGGCCCACTGCGGGACGGCCGCCATCCAGGGGATGTAGTTGCCGAAGAAGTTCATGTAGAGCGCGGCGGCGGTGATGTCCACGATGGTGGTGGTGGCCCAGTTGAGCCAGTAGAACCAGCCGGAGACGAACGCGGCCTTCTCGCCGAAGAACTCCCGGGCGTAGGAGACAAACGAGCCCGAGGACGGGCGGTGCAGCACCAGTTCGCCCAGCGCCCGCAGGATGAGGAACGCGAAGAAACCGCAGACGGCGTAGGCGATGACCAGCGACGGGCCGGCGGCGTTCAGGCGGCCGCCGGCGCCGAGGAACAGGCCGGTGCCGATGGCGCCGCCGATGGCGATCATCTGGATCTGCCGCGGCTTGAGGTTCTTGTGGTAACCCTTGTCCTCCGCGTGCAGCGCACTTTCGGTGGCGTGCGCCTGGGGCGGGATGGTGTGGTCCGTAATGGGTGAGTTTGTCATGATGGGGTCCTCACAGGGCTTCGTTGACGGGCTTGGACAGGAAATGGATGGCATGGAGGAGTCCGACGGTGCGGCCGCCGCCCAAAACCGGGGGGGTGCCGATGCCGGCCAGCGGCGCGGTGGCCACGCCGAGGGATTCGAGCACGCGGACGGTGGCGGGCATCCGGGCGCGGTCGCCGCCGTCGGAAATCTTCACAGCAACTGCACGGCCATCCGGCAGGCCCACCAGCTGCACGCCTTCGAAACCGTCCTTCGCCACTGAGCCGGGGAGCAGCCGCATCAGCTCGGTGACATCGCGGTGCTCGCCGGCCACCATGTCCGGGTGTTGGCGCATGGCGAGTCCGACGGCGGCTTCCGCAACCAGCGGGGTGGCCCCGCGGTCGTCGGAGGTGCTTTCTGAGGCTGCGGCGGCGGCCGCGATGGTCCCAAAGGCGCGGGCCATGCCGCGGAGGGTGAGGGCGAAGAGTGGCGTGCCGCAGCCATCCGTGCTGCGGGCGAAGGGGTCCTCGCCGGTCAACTCGGTGACGGTGGTCGCGACCAGCTGCTGCAGCGGGTGGGACGGGTCCAGGTAACCCTTGACCGGCCAGCCGTTGATAACGCAGGTGGCGGCCATGGCGGCGTGCTTGCCGGAGCAGTTCTGGGTCAGCTGCGTGGGCTTGAAGCCGGAACGCAGCCAGTCCTCGCGCTCGTTGGTGCCGTACGGCATGTCGGTGCTGTTCTCGAGGTCGCCCGCGGTGAGCCCGTGCATGGCGAGGATGCGCTGCGTGCCGCCGCGGTGTTTGGCTCCGCCGGAGTGGCTGGCCGCGGTCAGCGCGAGCAGATCCGGGGGGAGGTTAAGGCCGGCGCGGACCATGGCAACGGCCTGCAGGGGCTTGAGGGAAGAACGCGGGTAGAACGGGGCCAGGGGGTCGCCTGCCGCGGCCAGGATCGAGCCGCCAGCTGCGGTGGCGATGGCCGAGCCGTAGTGGACGCTTTCCACCAGGCCGCCCCGGGTGGCCACCACCAGGGGCGCGTGCTGCGGGAGAGTCCCGGTTTCGGTTGCGGACCGGGATCCGGTGGCGGCCGTACCGGGGGGAGTGGTCTGGACGGCGGGCATGGCAGGGAGTGGCATGTAGTCCTCGGGGCAGGGGTTACTTGTTAAGGATGGAGTCGAGGGCAACGCCCACGGCGCGTAGGTGTTCGGCCATGGCCTTGCTTGCGGCTTCAGCGGAGCCGGCCTCTATAGCGGCGAGGATCTGTTGGTGCTCAGTGTCCGATGCATGCTGGCGGTCGGCCACCATGTTCAGGGTTTCAGACTGGAAGGCCAAGGCTCCCCGGATGTCGGCCACCACACTGGCGAACACCTTGTTGCCACTGGCACGGGCGATGGCGGCGTGGAAGCTGGAGTCTAAGGCCACCCACGATTCAGGGTCGGTTTCAGTGCTCATCGCGGCGACGATGTGCCGCAGCGTTTCCAGTTCTTCAACGGTCCGGCGCTGGGCGGCCAATCCTGCTGCGGGCACCTCGATGTGGGGGCGGGCTTCCGTGAGATCCCGGGCAGAGTACTGACCCAGTGTGAGGTCATTGGCTACCTTGCTGGCAACCACAAACGTGCCCTTGCCGGTCTTGGTGACGGTCAGGCCCAAGGCGGTGCAGGAGCGGAGGGCTTCACGGATGACCGATCGGCTGACCCCGTACTGCTGGGAAAGGGTGGCCTCGGAGCTGAGCTTTCCACCTATCGCCACCTGACCGGACTCGATGTCTGTACGTATGGCGTTGAACACCGCCTCGGCAGCGCTGAGGCGGGCCAGCGGCTGGGTTTCAATGGACTCCGCAGGCTGTCCTGCTGTCCGGCTGTCTGACAGGTTCACGCTTAAAATATGGCACGGGTCACACGGCGTGTCAATCCGAGTGCCGGCAATCCGGTGGAGTCTCGCCCGAGGAGCGCGTAATTATCCTCGGGCGAGCCCCACCGGCCGTCAGTCACCGATCAGTGGACCAGCTCCCTGGACTCCGCAGTCACAGGGGCCAGGGCATAAAAGGGAGTGCAGCCGGTCCTGGTCCCGGGGGAAATATTGGAGCGGACCAGCGAAGCGGCCTCGAGCGCCGCCAGGTGGTAGCGGACGTTGTCCCTGGAGGACCCGACGGCGCTGCTGATGTCGGACACCTTGCTCGCCCCGTTGCCGGCGAGATACTCAAGGATCCTTGACCTCACGTTGCTGAGCCGGGCCGCGTCCTCAGGGGACCTGAATGATTGAACCATTTCGAATTCCTTTCAGGGCGTGACTCGATCAGTGCATTGCGGGAGCGGGGACCCGGTTCTGGTCCGCGTCCGCTGCCGGAAACTCGTCTGCTTCGATTGTGTCCTGGTCGTGTTTCCTGCCGATTACGGCGGTGGCGATGGCATTTCCGAGGATGTTGGTGGCGGTGCGGCCCATGTCCAGCAACTGGTCCACTACCAGCAGGACTGCAATGCCGGCGGCCGGGATGCCGAAGGCGGGGACGACGGCGGCGACAACCACCAGCGAACCCCGGGGAACGCCGGCCATGCCTTTGCTGCTGAGCAGGAGCATGGCTGTCATGGCGATCTGCTGGCCCAAGTCCATGTCGATACCGTAGGTGTTGATGAGGAAGACGGAAGCGAAGGTCATGTACATCATGGAACCGTCAACGTTGAAGGAATATCCCAGCGGCAGCACGAAGCCGGTGGTCCGTTTTTCGATGCCGAACTTGGTCAGGCCTTCGATGAGCTTAGGCAACGCGGCTTCGCTGCTTGACGTTGCGAACGCTATGACCATCGGCTCGCGAACCATGCGCACCAGGCGGAATACCGCCCGGCCGAGGAACGCGGCGGCGACGCAGATCATGATGACCCACAGAGCGGAAAGGGAGAGGTAGAAACCGCCGATGAAAGAAGCGTAGGTGGCGAATGCGTCCAGGCCTTGTGCAGTGAACGCCGAAGCGATCCCGGCGAAAACACCCACTGGCGCTGCGAGCATCACGTAGCCGGTGACCTTCAACATGACCTTCATCAGTTCGTCAATCGCATCTGCGATGGAGGAGCGGCCCTTCTTCCGAAGGTTCAGCAGGGCAATGCCGAAGAGCGCGCCGAATACAAGGATCTGGAGCGGGTTGTTTGTGGTCAGGGCCGAGAAAACGCTGGTGGGGATGATGTTGGTGATGAACGCCTGGAAATCGAGGGGGTGCGACTCCAGGGCCGCACCACCTGTGGGGACGAGGTGGAGGCCATCGCCCACATTGAGCACGTGCGCCATGATGAAACCGAACGCGCCCACCAGTGCCGACGCGGTGAGGAACCAGACCATGGCGCGCCCGAACAGCTTGCCGACACCGGCTGATTTTGCGGCTCCGGCGATGCCCGAGACCAGGGTGGCGAAAATCAGCGGGGCAATGATCATCTTGATCAGGTTAAGAAACATGTGCGTCACGGTGTCGAAGACGGCCACGAGGGAATCCCGCAGGTCAGCGGGGAGAAGCCAGTGGAATACCAGGCCACTGATGATTCCCATCAGGAGTGACGCCAGAATCCATTTCGTTGATTTGTTCTTCAAAGTCAATCCTTCGGTTGGTGCCGTGATTCAGCCCGGTGGGGGCGCGGTCCTCGTCTTTGAGGGTCGATTCTCTGGATCCGGCTGGGGATTTTTGGGCGCAACGGGGTGCCCCGGATCGGATGAAGTGATCGGGGAGGCGCGGGCGGTTGGGGACTACTTGCTGAGGTTGGCCAGGCGTTCGGGGCTGAGGAGATCCTGGAGCTGGCCGGCAGTGAGCAAGCCGTGCTCGAGCACGAGTTCGGCGACGCCCTTGCCGGTGGCCAGGGCTTCCTGGGCGATGGCGGTGGCGGTGGCGTAGCCCAGGTGGGGATTGAGGGCGGTGACCAGGCCGATTGACCGTTCCACGGTGAGCCGGAGGTGCTCGGTGTTGGCTGTGATGCCCCGGACGCAGCGGGCCGTGAGGGTGTGGCAGGCTGCTTCCAGGTGGGAAATGCTCTTGTGCAGGCTGTGGACAATGATGGGTTCGAAGGCGTTGAGCTGGAGCTGCCCGGCCTCTGCTGCCATGGTGATGGTGACGTCGTTGCCGATGACCTCGTAGGCCACCTGGCTGACCACTTCCGGGATCACCGGGTTGATCTTGCCGGGCATGATGGACGAACCGGACTGGACCGCCGGCAGGTTGATCTCGCCGAAGCCCGCGCGCGGACCGGAGGAGAGCAGACGGAGGTCGTTGCAGATCTTGGAGAGCTTCACGGCCACGCGCTTGAGCACGCCGGACAGGTGCACAAAGGCGCCAACGTCCTGCGTGGCTTCAATGAGGTCGACGGCGGTGACCAGGGGAAGTCCCGTGATCTCGGCCAGGTGCCGGCAGGCTGCCTCGGCGTAGCCGGCGGGGGCGTTCAGGCCGGTTCCGATGGCCGTGGCGCCCAGATTGATTTCGTGGATGAGCAGCTCCGCCTCGGCCAGGCGCAGCCGGTCCTCGCCGATGGTGATGGCGTAGGTGCCGAACTCCTGGCCCAGGGTCATGGGGACGGCGTCCTGAAGCTGGGTGCGGCCCATCTTCACTACAGTGCGGAATTCCAGCGCCTTGGCGGCGAAGGCTTCTTCGAGTTCGGCCAGTGCGTCCAGCAGTTCCCGGCCGGCGAAGATGGTGCCCAGTTTGACGGCCGTGGGGTAGACGTCGTTGGTGGACTGGCTGAGGTTCACATGGTCGTTGGGGTGCAGGCGTGTGTAGTCCCCTTTGGGGTGGCCCAGGATTTCCAGGGCGCGGTTGGCAATGACCTCGTTCGCGTTCATGTTCGACGACGTCCCGGCGCCACCCTGGATAACGTCCACCACAAACTGGTCACTGAGCAGTCCGTTCATCACGTCGGTGCAGGCCTGTTCGATCGCCTGGGCGCGTTCGGCGTCCAGCAGGCCGAGTTCGTGGTTGGTGCGGGCGGCGGCGAGCTTCACGGCGGCCAGTCCTCGGACCAGATGCATGTTGGAGGCCAGCGGCTGCCCGGTGATGGGGAAGTTTTCCACGGCACGGAGCGTGTGGACACCCCAGTAGGCGTGGAAGGGGACGTCGCGGTCACCCAGGAGGTCATGCTCGGACCGGGTCTCCGGTACGGCATCAAGGGCGGTCAGGATGGTGGTCATTTTGGTCCTCACAGGGCTTCGTTGACGGGCTTGGACGGAATAGGTTCAGGGTGTGCTCGAGGCGTGGTTGAGCTGCCCGTCGGGTAGGCGGGCGGGGAACAGCTGGGTGGGATAGCCGGCACACTCCGGAGGAGGGTGGGTAGGCCGGGGACTTAGGGGTGCGGGTGGACTAAGCGATGAGGCCGGACGGCGTCTTTCCTCCGGGGACGATGGTGCTCAAGGCGCATTCCACGCCGTGCAGGTGCTGGGTCATCGCTTCGCGTGCACCCTCCACCGAGCCCTTCTCGATGGCTTCGAAGATGCGGGCATGTTCCTCACCGGACTCGGCACGCCGGTCCGCCACGAGGTTGAGCGTGTTGGACTGGTTCGCCATTGCATCCACAATGTCGGACAGAAACTGCTCAAAGACGCCGTTTCCGCTGCACCGGGCGATCGTGGCGTGGAACTCGGTGTTCAGGAGCACCCACTGCTGCAGGTCATCCGCGCGGGACATCTCCTGGAGAATTTCCCGAAGCGCCTCCACATCTTCGTTGCTGCGGCGCTCGGCGGCAAGGCCCGCTGCAGGCACTTCGATATGGGGCCGTGCCTCCACCAGGGCGCGGGCGGAATATTTGCCGAGCTTGAGGTCCTGGGCAACCCGGTCAGCGATGACAAACGTGCCCTTGCCGGTATGCGTGGCGGTGAGCCCGAGGGCGGTGCAGGAACGCAGGGCTTCCCGGACCATGGTGCGGCTCACGCCGTACTGCTTGGCCAGGGATGTCTCCGAGTCCAGGCGCGTACCGACGGGAATCATGCCGCCTTCGATGGCCCCCTGAGGGAGGCAAAGACAGCTTCAGCGGCGCCCACGCGCACCACGCGATCTTGTCTAGCTGTCCAGCTGTCCAACAGGTCCATATGAAGACTATGGCATCTGTCACTATGCAGTGTCAAGGACGCGGATTATGGCGGCCGCCCTACGCCTTGTTTTTGCTCCGGTGGGACCGGATGCGCCAGATGACCAGCGCGAGGACCACCACAATTCCAATCACGACGGCGATGTCCCGGCCGGCTGCCTTGGCCACTGCTTCGTACGAATTGCCCGCGAGGTATCCCAGCAGGACGAAGCCGACGCCCCAGATGATCCCACCGGCCGCGTTGTACGCAAGGAACGTCCCGTACGGCATGCGCGACGTCCCGGCCAGGGCAGGCATAACGGCGCGGAAGAACGCTGTGAAGCGGCCCAGGAAGACGGCGGAGCCACCCCGGCTGCGCAGGAAATCCTGGGCCTTTTCGAGTTGGTCCCGGTGCCGGTTGAAGATCTTCAGTTTCAAGAGCCGGGGCCCGAAGTGTTTGCCCACTTCGTAACCCGTGCTGTCACCGGTGATGGCGGCCAGGACCACCAGCATTATCATGAGCCACAACTGCACCTGATCCCGGCTGGCCACCACTCCGCCGAGCACCGCCGCGGTCTCGCCGGGAATGACAAAACCAACAAACAGTGCGTCCTCGGCGAACACCAGGCAGAACACCACAATGTAGGCCAGCAGCGGACTGACGTTCAGGACGCCGTCGACAAATCCGGTCATTTTCGTCGGCTTCTGTTTGGGGTTGCCTGGCCAAGCGGGAACACAGCCGGAATCCATTGTAATCAGGGCGGCGGTGCGGCGGCCCTGTTATCCGGCCCGTTACCTATCGCGAAGCGGGGCATTCTGCACGATCATTCCGTCGGCTCGGTCCTTGTGCCGCAGAGTCCCAGGGCCTCTGGGACCGGAGAGCGCGAATGATCGAGCAGAATCCGCCACCCGGGCCCCGCCTTAATTCTGCACACGGGTCAAATTAAATCCGTCGCTGCTCTGAGTGCGAGGTTTCCCTGATTTCTAGGAGTGGACTCGTGGATGCTCTTAATTGTTATCGATACCTTGGCGAAATTCTGAAACGGTCCGCGCAGCCTTCGTCCCTGTTATCCGGCCCTCGCGCGGTCCTCGATGGAACGCAGAATGCTGAAT
It contains:
- a CDS encoding universal stress protein gives rise to the protein MENPEAKIVVGVDGSDSSVQALRFAARLAPALDARIHAVACWDFPQIYAGYVPPDFDAFEGAAAKTLAEALGKAFGPDLPVNVSQELVRGPAPAKLVEAGADAAMLVVGRRGHGGVTGMHLGSVSSACVSHAACPVLVVHTDASHRPHHLWKGSKGEKTSRL
- a CDS encoding SCO4226 family nickel-binding protein; translation: MPEFMDVHRNMVGITQEALRAAHDADLAIQGDESVDFKSAWADPESGLVYCLSEAPSADAVRRIHERAGHPADEVHPVPIRV
- a CDS encoding amino acid permease, which translates into the protein MTNSPITDHTIPPQAHATESALHAEDKGYHKNLKPRQIQMIAIGGAIGTGLFLGAGGRLNAAGPSLVIAYAVCGFFAFLILRALGELVLHRPSSGSFVSYAREFFGEKAAFVSGWFYWLNWATTTIVDITAAALYMNFFGNYIPWMAAVPQWAWALIALVVVLALNLVSVKVFGELEFWFAIIKVAALVVFLVVGTYFVIFGTPVDGQPVGLSLLSDNGGVFPNGLLPMIILMQGVLFAYASIELVGTAAGETENPEKIMPKAINSVVFRIAVFYVGSVILLALLLPYTSYEKGVSPFVTFFGSIGIQGVDVIMNLVVLTAALSSLNAGLYSTGRILRSMSVNGSAPKFAGRMNKAGVPYGGIAITAGVSLLGVPLNYLVPAQAFEIVLNVASVGIVMTWATIVLCQIQLKRWADKGWLKRPSFRMFGAPYTGYLSLLFLASVLVMVFIESPLTMLVTGIACVLMVFGWYACRQRIREIAETREGFTGTAPVIANPPAESFKK
- a CDS encoding asparaginase → MPLPAMPAVQTTPPGTAATGSRSATETGTLPQHAPLVVATRGGLVESVHYGSAIATAAGGSILAAAGDPLAPFYPRSSLKPLQAVAMVRAGLNLPPDLLALTAASHSGGAKHRGGTQRILAMHGLTAGDLENSTDMPYGTNEREDWLRSGFKPTQLTQNCSGKHAAMAATCVINGWPVKGYLDPSHPLQQLVATTVTELTGEDPFARSTDGCGTPLFALTLRGMARAFGTIAAAAAASESTSDDRGATPLVAEAAVGLAMRQHPDMVAGEHRDVTELMRLLPGSVAKDGFEGVQLVGLPDGRAVAVKISDGGDRARMPATVRVLESLGVATAPLAGIGTPPVLGGGRTVGLLHAIHFLSKPVNEAL
- a CDS encoding FadR/GntR family transcriptional regulator; amino-acid sequence: MNLSDSRTAGQPAESIETQPLARLSAAEAVFNAIRTDIESGQVAIGGKLSSEATLSQQYGVSRSVIREALRSCTALGLTVTKTGKGTFVVASKVANDLTLGQYSARDLTEARPHIEVPAAGLAAQRRTVEELETLRHIVAAMSTETDPESWVALDSSFHAAIARASGNKVFASVVADIRGALAFQSETLNMVADRQHASDTEHQQILAAIEAGSAEAASKAMAEHLRAVGVALDSILNK
- a CDS encoding winged helix-turn-helix domain-containing protein; translation: MVQSFRSPEDAARLSNVRSRILEYLAGNGASKVSDISSAVGSSRDNVRYHLAALEAASLVRSNISPGTRTGCTPFYALAPVTAESRELVH
- a CDS encoding dicarboxylate/amino acid:cation symporter, whose product is MKNKSTKWILASLLMGIISGLVFHWLLPADLRDSLVAVFDTVTHMFLNLIKMIIAPLIFATLVSGIAGAAKSAGVGKLFGRAMVWFLTASALVGAFGFIMAHVLNVGDGLHLVPTGGAALESHPLDFQAFITNIIPTSVFSALTTNNPLQILVFGALFGIALLNLRKKGRSSIADAIDELMKVMLKVTGYVMLAAPVGVFAGIASAFTAQGLDAFATYASFIGGFYLSLSALWVIMICVAAAFLGRAVFRLVRMVREPMVIAFATSSSEAALPKLIEGLTKFGIEKRTTGFVLPLGYSFNVDGSMMYMTFASVFLINTYGIDMDLGQQIAMTAMLLLSSKGMAGVPRGSLVVVAAVVPAFGIPAAGIAVLLVVDQLLDMGRTATNILGNAIATAVIGRKHDQDTIEADEFPAADADQNRVPAPAMH
- a CDS encoding aspartate ammonia-lyase — its product is MTTILTALDAVPETRSEHDLLGDRDVPFHAYWGVHTLRAVENFPITGQPLASNMHLVRGLAAVKLAAARTNHELGLLDAERAQAIEQACTDVMNGLLSDQFVVDVIQGGAGTSSNMNANEVIANRALEILGHPKGDYTRLHPNDHVNLSQSTNDVYPTAVKLGTIFAGRELLDALAELEEAFAAKALEFRTVVKMGRTQLQDAVPMTLGQEFGTYAITIGEDRLRLAEAELLIHEINLGATAIGTGLNAPAGYAEAACRHLAEITGLPLVTAVDLIEATQDVGAFVHLSGVLKRVAVKLSKICNDLRLLSSGPRAGFGEINLPAVQSGSSIMPGKINPVIPEVVSQVAYEVIGNDVTITMAAEAGQLQLNAFEPIIVHSLHKSISHLEAACHTLTARCVRGITANTEHLRLTVERSIGLVTALNPHLGYATATAIAQEALATGKGVAELVLEHGLLTAGQLQDLLSPERLANLSK
- a CDS encoding FadR/GntR family transcriptional regulator translates to MIPVGTRLDSETSLAKQYGVSRTMVREALRSCTALGLTATHTGKGTFVIADRVAQDLKLGKYSARALVEARPHIEVPAAGLAAERRSNEDVEALREILQEMSRADDLQQWVLLNTEFHATIARCSGNGVFEQFLSDIVDAMANQSNTLNLVADRRAESGEEHARIFEAIEKGSVEGAREAMTQHLHGVECALSTIVPGGKTPSGLIA
- a CDS encoding DedA family protein, yielding MTGFVDGVLNVSPLLAYIVVFCLVFAEDALFVGFVIPGETAAVLGGVVASRDQVQLWLMIMLVVLAAITGDSTGYEVGKHFGPRLLKLKIFNRHRDQLEKAQDFLRSRGGSAVFLGRFTAFFRAVMPALAGTSRMPYGTFLAYNAAGGIIWGVGFVLLGYLAGNSYEAVAKAAGRDIAVVIGIVVVLALVIWRIRSHRSKNKA